The following coding sequences lie in one Aricia agestis chromosome 10, ilAriAges1.1, whole genome shotgun sequence genomic window:
- the LOC121731377 gene encoding uncharacterized protein LOC121731377: protein MNNRMASKVAVILWLSGCVLGLRDIQLSVPEAVGVGASAVLGCRWALDTGETLYTVKWYHGAQEFFRFVPKELPNTRVFSQTGISVDISRSGAQQVVLRAATRELSGRYRCEVSADAPFFHTVYKSATMRVVELPDSKPKVVSQKSWYSIGDMLRANCTSPPSDPPANLTWLLNGYEIRGLDIPPPEIAFARGREAISDSSLEDANRIIFSPWDAISGYEEAVTDVIDIPGNIDALVRGTNNGAQALTISGKVAQTQAISEDAQALAVSGKLEGLKRRDPSPAPELAVKSNITEEERSNKTSSSSQLIIRVQSSHFQKGRVNVTCVAQILSAWSASGTLLLDEERPQIAPVMGSRDSNSGPRCTSHVVFMLLCVAFTKHWSIR, encoded by the exons GTGTCCTCGGCCTTCGCGACATTCAACTGAGCGTGCCCGAAGCGGTGGGTGTTGGTGCGAGCGCCGTGCTCGGCTGCCGCTGGGCGCTCGACACGGGCGAAACCCTCTACACCGTCAAGTGGTACCACGGCGCTCAGGAGTTCTTCCGCTTCGTGCCCAAAGAGCTACCCAATACCAGGGTCTTCTCGCAGACGGGGATCAGTGTTGAT ATATCGCGTTCTGGCGCGCAGCAGGTGGTGCTCCGGGCGGCGACGCGCGAGCTGAGCGGCCGCTATCGCTGCGAGGTGTCCGCCGACGCGCCCTTCTTCCACACAGTGTACAAGAGCGCGACCATGAGGGTTGttg AGCTTCCCGATAGTAAGCCGAAGGTGGTGTCACAGAAGAGCTGGTACTCCATTGGTGACATGCTGCGGGCCAACTGCACATCCCCTCCGTCTGACCCACCAGCCAACCTTACGTGGTTACTCAATGGTTACGAG ATCCGTGGTCTAGACATACCACCGCCAGAAATCGCCTTCGCCCGAGGACGGGAAGCGATTAGCGACTCGTCTTTGGAGGATGCCAATAGAATTATATTCAGTCCATGGGACGCAATCTCCGGTTATGAGGAGGCCGTCACCGATGTAATTGACATTCCCGGCAATATTGACGCTCTAGTGAGGGGAACGAATAATGGCGCTCAAGCGCTTACGATAAGCGGGAAAGTCGCTCAAACGCAAGCTATAAGCGAAGACGCTCAAGCGCTCGCGGTAAGCGGGAAATTAGAAGGTCTCAAGCGGAGAGACCCCTCGCCCGCGCCCGAGCTCGCAGTCAAAAGTAATATCACCGAAGAGGAGAGATCTAATAAAACTTCTAGTTCCAGTCAACTTATTATACGCGTGCAGTCGTCGCATTTTCAAAAG GGCCGAGTGAACGTGACATGTGTGGCACAGATCCTGTCCGCGTGGTCGGCGAGCGGCACATTGTTGCTGGACGAAGAAAGGCCCCAGATTGCCCCCGTTATGGGCAGCAGAGATTCCAATTCTG GGCCGCGGTGCACGTCGCACGTCGTCTTCATGCTGCTCTGCGTTGCGTTCACAAAGCATTG gTCTATCCGATGA